The following nucleotide sequence is from Sphingomonas panacisoli.
ATACCAGTTCTGGACGGTCGAATATTTGATCTCGGCATCGTCGAGCGCGACCAGTTCGACCACGGCGGCATGAAGCTGATTCTCATCGCGCATCGGCGCGGTGCAGCCTTCGAGGTACGAGACGTACGCGCCCTTGTCGGCGACGATCAACGTGCGTTCGAACTGGCCGGTATTCTCGGCATTGATGCGGAAATAGGTCGATAGCTCCATCGGGCAACGCACGCCCTCCGGCACGTACACGAACGTCCCGTCGCTGAAGACCGCGCAGTTGAGCGCCGCGAAGTAATTGTCATGCTGCGGCACGACCTTGCCCAGCCATTTGCGGACGAGGTCGGGATATTCGCGGATCGCCTCGCTGATCGAGCGGAAGATGACGCCAGCGGCCTCGAGCTCCTTGCGGAACGTCGTTGCGACGCTGACCGAGTCGAACACCGCATCGACCGCGACCTTGCGCGCGCCCTCGACGCCCGCAAGCACCTTCTGCTCCTCGATCGGGATGCCAAGCTTCTCGTAGACCTTCAGGATCTCGGGGTCGACCTCATCAAGCGACCCCAGCTTCGGCTTCGCCTTGGGCTCGGCGTAATAATAAGCGTCCTGATAGTCGATCGGATCGACGTTGAGCTTGGCCCAGTCGGGCATCTCCATCGTCAGCCACAGCCGATACGCCTTCAGCCGCCAGTCGAGCATCCATTCGGGCTCGTTCTTCTTGGCGGAAATGAACCGAACGGTGTCCTCGGACAGGCCCTTGGGCGCGAACTCCTGTTCGATGTCCGAGGAGAAGCCCCATTCATACTGCTTGTTCGCGGCGGCATGCGCCTCGGCGTTCTTGGTCGCCATGTTACGCGCTCACCCCAAATACCGTTCGTGCTGAGCTTGTCGAAGCACGTGGCTCCCACGCCCTTCGACAAGCTCAGGGCGAACGGAAGAAAGGGAGGCTAATGATACCCCCGCCAGCGCCCCCCGCACGGCACCATTTACCGCGTTCCAGTGCGGCTTCACCTTGCAGCTTTGTTCCACGCAGCAATCGTGCGCGCCGTGATCGACGCAGGCGGTCATCGCGATCGGCCCCTCGATTGCCTCGACGATATCGGCGAGACTGATCGTCGCAGGCGGGCGCGAGAGACGGAAACCCCCGCCGGTACCGCGCTGGCTTTCGATCAGGCCCGCGGCGCTGAGCTTGCTCACCAGCTTCTGCACCGTCGGCAGCGGCAGGCCGGTCTCGTCGGCGAGGCTAGTCGCGTTGAGACGACCGATACCCCCACAATGCCGCGCGGCGGCGGACATCATCACGACCGCATAGTCGGCGAGACTGGATAGTTTCATTACTGCGAACGATTCTCAAATCGGATCAATTCGATCCGATTGGCCATGTGGGCGCGGACCTGCGCGCCGTCAACCCGATTCAGAACGAATTACGTCTCCGAAATCAGCGTCTTCACTTGCCCGTTCAGCGCGGTGCGCTGGGCGACGGTGATCGCGGCCAGCGCGGTCGGCTGGTCGCGGATTTGCTTTGGGGTCAGCCCGGTGAATTGCTTGACCTCGCGGATCAGGTG
It contains:
- the sufB gene encoding Fe-S cluster assembly protein SufB; this translates as MATKNAEAHAAANKQYEWGFSSDIEQEFAPKGLSEDTVRFISAKKNEPEWMLDWRLKAYRLWLTMEMPDWAKLNVDPIDYQDAYYYAEPKAKPKLGSLDEVDPEILKVYEKLGIPIEEQKVLAGVEGARKVAVDAVFDSVSVATTFRKELEAAGVIFRSISEAIREYPDLVRKWLGKVVPQHDNYFAALNCAVFSDGTFVYVPEGVRCPMELSTYFRINAENTGQFERTLIVADKGAYVSYLEGCTAPMRDENQLHAAVVELVALDDAEIKYSTVQNWYPGDENGKGGIYNFVTKRALCQGKNSKVSWTQVETGSAITWKYPSCILNGENSVGEFYSVAVTNNRQQADTGTKMIHNGKGSRSTIVSKGISAGRSENTYRGLVRVAPGAEGVRNFTQCDSLLLGSECGAHTVPYIEVRNPSAQIEHEATTSKISEDQMFYAMQRGLDQEAAVALIVNGFAREVLQQLPMEFAVEAQKLLGISLEGSVG
- a CDS encoding SUF system Fe-S cluster assembly regulator, coding for MKLSSLADYAVVMMSAAARHCGGIGRLNATSLADETGLPLPTVQKLVSKLSAAGLIESQRGTGGGFRLSRPPATISLADIVEAIEGPIAMTACVDHGAHDCCVEQSCKVKPHWNAVNGAVRGALAGVSLASLSSVRPELVEGRGSHVLRQAQHERYLG